TGCATACATTGTTCATAACCTGAATCTTATGAATAAAAACAGCTCATTGTTTACTTAGCAAACATGAGACTTGACAAAAAACAGAGTTGTTAATAGTATGAACCCGAAGACAACAACTATAAATCCGATCCCTCCAAGAATTTCTGCAATATGTGGCTTCCTATGGATTAAGAATATAGCAATCATGCAACAAAGGAAACCCACCAAGTCAACAACCAAGATAGAATCTAGGAAGATCTTATTCAGGAAATGATGGGGATGTTGGCCACTGCAACGGAAGCCAATACAAGCTGCAGTTGTTTGGACTGTGACCATGATGAACATCTTTGCTAGTTTGGATATGTTCGACCTCCAATTCCTATCTTCACCTCCACTTTCCACATCACCTCGGTCTTCTCCTCCATCTCCCCCTCCTCGTCCAGCTCCACCTTCGCCTCCACCTCCATCTCTCCCTTCGCCTCCGCCTACTGCACCTTCTCCACTTTCACCTTCTCTATCACCTTCACCTATGTCTAACCTTACACTATTGCCTTCAATATTACTGCCAACTACGACAACACTTAAGTGCTGCTCATCAGGGCGCTCTTCGGGAGACTGCAATGCTTCATTGTCGTTGAAGCTCACTCGATTTGAATTCATGGATGACCATGGATCATGAGTTGGTACGAGATTTAGAAAAACCAGAACGCTTGGCAACCTCACAATGTAGTCCAATAGCAACCATTTATCATGCACCTGTAACAAAATGTTACTTAAAACTTGTTATTTTCCTTATAAGAGAATTCTATCACTAGGTTATTGGGTTGCTTAGGCAGGCTAAAACTTATGATACAATTATTTAGCTGTTTATACTataagtttttcaattaaattcaaccagtTGATTGCATTAccttcactttttctttttcttttttctttttttttttttttggttgttgggggggggggggggttgaaaATCAACCTTAGAACTTTTATTTAAGTTGGGCTAAATTGTCAAtgtatattacattttttaatttaattttcctttgaaaaaatatcaaattttttgttgtattggTTAATATGATCATGTTTTGAATTCAATTGGAGAACTAAAGATAGGATACATTAGTTAATGAATTGCACATAAGTTTTGTCCCTTTAATTCTTCTAGGATCATCACTTTGCATACTCGTTTCATTATTCTAACTAGATATTACAAGTCTAAAAGTGTATCTACTCTGatgttatttaaattattaaatctaaaaaataaaattgtaattatcATTTGCTTCAAATAAAATGGATCTGGCCCAAAAAGTACACTTAGAGCCCTAGCATCAAGTTAGCTAAACTATAGTTTagtaaaaacaattaattaaactTGTTCAGATTACCCATGCATGAGGAtccatattttgttttacagTCTTATTGAGATATTGTTCATCGCCAAATCgaattaaaagtttattttactaaatgTGTTTGTGCAGACACGTGCATATTGTAACACCATCAatatcaaccaccaccacacctAGCCACCACCAATCGAACCAAATCCATTTGAAACCCACATCATGGCATGGCACAACCAAAGGCCTAGCCACCAAAGACAAGAAAACCCAGCCAACCACTATCTAGTTGAACCAAACAATTAGCCACCACAACATGGCACCACCAAACACGACAAAAACACCAAACACAACCACACCAATCAACTACATCCAACATCAATCCCAACAGACCTATCATAAACCCCTATAAAAAACCTAGATCTAATTCACATGGGTTGAAGAAGACCCATTTGTTGGGCAGAGATCAAGATTGAGGTAAGCAACGGCACCAAGATTGAGGTAAGCAACAACACTTAGAGGCAAACGCTAAGTAATGATTTCGATGATGGTGGCGAGGAATATCATGGGTGGATTTTGTTGGGTTGTGGGTGTGCTAGGTGGTTGtgaaatttggaattaaaaatgtaaatgaaagaaaatagtaattaataattGAAATAGTGATATAATATTAAGACTGATGTATgtgtatgttaaaaaaaaaaatagataactaaactagaaaagaagaattttttggatttattagATAAAAATCTGATGAGGCTGATTAGTCCCAAATCTTGATACAATTTGAGGTATGTGTGGTGATTACGCTACAAAAGCGTATCATAGTTATTGGAAACTTTCAAGGGAGGGTGTGAAATATGAATATGGCACAgaatttaggaaaaaagttttccttctaGAATTTATTCGTGGATTTGGTTCGATTGGTGGTGCTTTTGGGGGCGCAAATGCTTAAGCAGTGTTTGGTTCAACTATTAGAATGCAGTTACAAATTCACAACTTCCTAGGCGTAAGgtatattgtataaaaaataaataaataaaaattgtttggatgggtattttgaaatggataaatatttttttactttagatTATATCTACTATTTCACACATGTATCTATAATTATTGCAAGAATGTTCAcattttaacatataaaaaataaatacaaaaatctgAGATGCGTGAGAATCAAAACTATTTTAAGATTCCTCAAAGTCATTTTGTCGGGAATGCATTTTTCAAATTCTATTTTCTAGAGCAGAAGTCAAAAAGTCATTAAAATTGTTACTTCTCATTTTGCTTCTCATTTAACTAAAACAAGTCAAACCCACTGATATTGCATTAAAAACAGCACCTAACTTTGTTTTTTAGATAACAAAACAGCACCtaactactttttctttttcttcctctttcagTTTTATATTCCGGATTATATGTAATTTTTCGTTACTATACTCATCCTAATAAAAACTGGTAAAATGTTCTGAGATTATATACATTCTGCACTTTTTCAAACCAAACACGACTTCATTCAGCACAATTACTTTTTAGTAAAAGTTAATGTGGAATATCAAATGCAAGAAAATACATTCTACACTAATACTTCAACTAAATGCATTCTCCTGGAATGCATTCCAATGGAACACATCCTCTCAATATAGTCATTCTAAACACCACCTTTAATGACGAGTGAAACCGTGTGGGTTTCTCGTGCACACACGGTTTATCAATCTTCACGCACTCAGTCACTGCTCGTACTACACAAAACATGCAAGTAGACTCTTTTTTTCCCAACTAATAGATAGAACAGTACATGCAACAATCATTTGCATATGTAATGAAAAAAAGCGTTGCAAGCAGCCCTATATAAAGAcgtcaaaaagtaaaaatagtCACTTGATAGGTTTCAAATGTCTGACATGACATTTTGTTATTTGCTATTTGAGAATTGGTTCAGCTTGGGTCTGGTATCTTGTGCACCAGACCTGGTAGGATGTTGTCATGTGAAAGCATCTCATATAATTCAATGCACAGAAAACATTGGATCTAAGCCTCTCTTTTTGAGAACTAAGctaaaaagtttgaaattttaggaTTGAGGTGTTGTCTTACTTTTTAACTCTTCCTAGAGCGTTTTGAGTATTGTCTATTTACGAAAATTTATTTACATAGTATTTTATAATGGATATAGTTTTTAGTAACCTTTATATTAAATTTGTGGCAAAAGGCTAAatgattgattatttaaaaaaaaaaaattagagtatttgtaaaaaattgagacaaaaagcaaaaaacctTTCCCAAATGCACTCTTAAAggattgattatatatatatatatatataatgcgtttgggattaaaaaaaaataaaaaatttactagcatcatttgcaattttttagttataataatatattggaTATATATTGAGATGATATATAAGAATTCTAATTTTTGTGGTTTACACAATTTCTTTCTGGATTAGCAATCACCATATGAATAATTTAGAATTGATGCAAtaactatttttaaatattaatttctttttgaattttagtagTTTTACTATCTTTAAAGAGGTAAATTTTGTTGCTTCATGGAGATAAAATCTTGAATTTACGCCTCTGTTCATT
The Quercus lobata isolate SW786 chromosome 10, ValleyOak3.0 Primary Assembly, whole genome shotgun sequence DNA segment above includes these coding regions:
- the LOC115963106 gene encoding proline-rich receptor-like protein kinase PERK2, whose product is MMNIFASLDMFDLQFLSSPPLSTSPRSSPPSPPPRPAPPSPPPPSLPSPPPTAPSPLSPSLSPSPMSNLTLLPSILLPTTTTLKCCSSGRSSGDCNASLSLKLTRFEFMDDHGS